From the genome of Chloroflexota bacterium:
AATTCGGGTACAGAATCGCGGTGAATTTTTTGACCGCCGCAGAATTCGCGTGGCGATCCCGCGCGATGTCATTTTCGAAAATGAACACGTGCAAAAATCGCGTGGGATCATCGTCCTGATTCAGCGCGAGATACATGCGCGTTTCCGGTTCGTCCGCGCGAATCGCGTCCACAAATTCGCGAATCGCCTGCTGGCATATTTCGAGCGCGCCCGGTTTTACCTGAAAGCGCGCGGTTTGATAGATGGGCATATCATTCCTCTTGTAGGGGCGTTTAATTAAACGCCCCTACGCGCTTCGCCATCAAAATATCCGGCTTGCCGAACCCGTTGGCATCCGGCACGATGCCGATAATCACATACCCGCATTTTTCGTAGAACGTGTACGGATGCTCGCCGATGTTGCGAATCGCGGCGATGTGATCGAGCACGTTCGGGTACACGTCTTGCCCAAACAAGGTCGTCGCGCCAAACTCGTCGTCCGTGCCAAGCATCACCGTGACCGCGCCGCGCAAGCGCGCCTGCGTT
Proteins encoded in this window:
- a CDS encoding antibiotic biosynthesis monooxygenase — its product is MPIYQTARFQVKPGALEICQQAIREFVDAIRADEPETRMYLALNQDDDPTRFLHVFIFENDIARDRHANSAAVKKFTAILYPNCVAPVAFTEYTFVAEK